CCTTCCCGCACCCGAAGGCCTCCCTATCAGTGTCCGTCACGTGGCACAGAACCACGTCCAGCTGTActgaaaacaatctgatttataACTCTTTAGGGGCACGTGACCTGTCTCCTCAACCAAACTGTAAACATCTTGTACAAGGGTCAGAGTTGTGCCCTATCGCAATCCCGTGTCCGTGTGTCTGGGATACACAAGATAGCGGATATCCGGCCACAACGCTAGGTAATGAATCCTAATTCTTTCCTCTGATAATTTGGTTCTTGGATGTCTACTAACATTATCTTCCTATAACATAGTCACGAAATTATTCATCTGCGTATTCTAAGAGTCTAGAACCGTGCCTGAAAGACAATAATAGTCCGGTAAGGGCTCCTTCTGAAGCTATCTTAATTCCATTTTGGAAGAAAGTCTTCATCATCAAGGTGGGATCTGAAGGGTAAGTGGGCATTaggtgaaggaagggaggaggcaaaGTGTGGGGAGGTTGGAGAAGAATCTTCCAGACATCGGAGTCAGCAGGAGCAAAGGCCTGGAGTGTGGGGAGGGTGTGTCCATGTGTGGCCCTGAGGCAGGGAACTGGCTTCGGACAGTCTGGAGGAGCAATAGGTCCCGGACAGAGTCAGAGGACTCGTCCCCTCATATTCGAGCAGGAGGGTTGGAGGAAAGCAGCCAAGTATGTAGTCTGATGGCAGAACACTAACAAGGCTTCCATAGGATGGCCTCTAATTCTCTCTGAAGAGGGAAGTAAGGATTCTTCTgcgtgggaggaggggcaggggaggagggagaggtttCAGGAGAGAGGACAAAGTTTGAAATAGCCACGGAGGAGAGCGGAGACAGACCTGAACTGGGGGAAGTGGAAGGATTTCTGTGCAGGGGCATTAAGGGTCCAGTAGAGGTTGGAGACCACACCTTTCCATGATGCCAACGTCTGGGACTGGTCAAGGTGTCTTCAGCCCCTGCGTGTAGGCGGACTGATGGAGTTTCATCaggtaggagggagggagaggcagccgCACAAGGGCATGGGGGAGTCTCTAAAGGACCGTGGGCGGGACAAGGCAGGGCAGAAGCAGGTtggtggggctggtgggctgGCGGGGAGAAAGCGCAGCGGGCGAATGGGGTAGAGGTGACTGGGGTTGCTGGAAGTACAGGGGTTGTGGTTAGGAGGGCAAAGCAGGGGCAGATGAAGTTGATACCAAGGGTCCAGAtgcagcagggagtggggggctgATGTGGAAGTGAGGTCACGGACTGGGTGTTGAAGGGGTTGCACTGAGAACAGACAAGGCAGACAGAGGCCCCAACTCAACACAAGCCCTAAAGCAGTCACTGAGCCTGGAGGGTGCCCAGGAAATCAGTCAGTCCAGCAGCTTCTACCCAAACCGGGACACTGAGCAGGTCGGGAGGGacctgccccgccccccgccatcACAGCCCACGGTGCTCCCCAGCCCGCTCCgggagaggagccaggagggCCCCCACCCGCGCGCCCCGGGCCAGGCCCGCCAACCGGAAGCACGTGGCCCCCTCCGGAGCGTTGCTCGGGAGACGGGAGACGCCGGCTGTTTACCAGCAGGACGGAGCAGGGCGACGGCGGCAGATGGAGCAGCGGCGAGGTGAGCACGCCTGGCCGCAGGGCGACACGGCGGGGGcaccccggccccggccccaggGGCGCCCCCAGGGACAGgacgcccccccgcccccgaagcGGCCACTTCCGGGGCAAAgcctgcccagcccagctcacCGTTGCCGGAATGGGACAGCTCCCGGGCTCCGCGGAAGCCGAGGGGCCTGGGAAAGCTCCGGCCATGCCCTCCTGGCTGGGCAGCCGGGCCGGGGACACAGACAGACCCACAGGGACCAAAGGACGTCCAGCACGCGGAGAGATCGGAACCAGATCAGAGCCTCCCCCAGACCCATGCTCTTTCACCCAAGGCACCTCTCACTTTCTAGACGTTctttcttgcccctcccccaaaggcCTTCTTCTGCTGTTCCAGCACAGCTCGTTTCCTTCTGGAGCTGCACATACTTGGAAGTCATTGAGCTCTCCTCCtccgcctcccccctcccccacgctgCTCTTGCAACCATCCCCACTGTCTTTTCCAAACCTTTGATCACTTGGTTACTTGTGGTCCAATTTCTCCACTCCCCCTTTTAGATGTGGCACTCTGCGTGGGACAGTGCATTCTAATCACTTAGTCGGGGGCAGAACTGGGAATGGTACCAAAGTTTTCTCCTGCTCAGGCCAACTACCATCTCCTGTTGATTCTTCTGAATGCTTTCATCCTGAAAGACTCAGGGGGGTGGATTGGGGGGGGTGTTGGCAGGGGATAGTATTAactgataaacatttttaaaagaccaattCAAATGTATGCATCCTGGGTATGTATCAGCAGATGGTATGTGGGTGGGTGTATTTTACTGCACTTGCTATGGGTTTAGATTTGGGTTGTGAGTGGATTAGGGTGGCCTGACCCTGTGCTGAGAGGTGGGCTCCTTTGGAAAGCAGGAATGTGGCCTCAGCCTTTGGCGTCCGatgttcttcctttccagttgACTTGGTGATTCATCTTAAGGGATGGGCACCTGCCCTTTTGGCAGTTCCCTGGAAACAGTTACCAGTGTTTGTTTCCTGACTCCTAGCAGGCCTCTGGGGTGCCGCTATTCTGTTTAAGTAAACAGGCCACTTGCCTATTAGGCTGGTGGCGGCTTGATGGATGCCTACACCTCGATCTTGTCAAATCACTTtctggttgagcgtctgccagGCCTAGAGGTGGGGAAATGAGCTGAGCGGGGATAATGATGCGTGCTGCACAAGCTTTCCTGGACCCAGGGGACCCAAGGTGTGGCTACAAAGGCATGGTTAGCCCAGGTCCCCGAACACCTGTCTCCCTACCGCCCCCCCAAGCTTCCCCTCTCCATGGGATAGATGCTGGGGAGAGTTGGTGCTCCCTCCGTGTAACAGATGGTCCCTGCACTCGGGGGGAGGCAGCGGGTTATGAAAGCAGGTTCGATGGAACGGTTTTACCTGAAGGAGGTGTTAGTCTCTAAATAACCATGAGTGGGCTTATAGGAATTAGTCataattgaggttttttttttttttctctgagataGCTCGCAGTCATGTTATCTTATGACCAGGGTGTCTTGAATATGACACCCCCTGAACATGGATAATTATATAGTAGCAAAAGGTATAGAAAGTCCATGCACATACTCAAGTTCTACTGTTAAAAATAATCCAGCAGAGAGCCCGCGAGAACACATGACTTTCCTCATCAAAGTTGTTAAGGAAGAGGTTCCTAAGTTACCAAACTTACTGACAGTTAAACCTTCCCGAGGCATGTGTGGGAGTTAGAAGCCAAGTCTGTGATAATTCTGTAGAAGCTGTGGCAAATTAATAGCCATTCCTGGAAGGGGGAGGGTGGGCCGAGACGGGGAGCTGCTTCCCGAATCGAGCTTATCTCTGGCAGAACAGTCGGACAGTTCTGACCTTCTTGCGTCATCCTGAGTTAAAGTTCAGAGCTGCTTAACTACCAGCGGAAGACTTTAGAACTAAGCCAACCGGGGAAAAACCACATTCTTCCCAGTTGATCagaaaatagatgaaattaaCAAGGAGACGGGCGGCTTTTTTTCATGCCAAGGAGAAGGTTCCTGAACTCCCAGCAGCCAGATTGGGTGTGAAAACCTAGTGAGAAGGGGAAGATGGGCGTGTGGAAAGACCCAGTCTGTGGACAGAACGGAGCAGACACAGAGGCCTTTAAGTTAAGAAAGGGAGGGTAGCTTTCGAACCAGCTAGTGCCTCGGGACTATAGGGGAAGACTGTGTTTTGTTTGGGTATGGTTttaatggagaggaagaggataCGTTCTAAAATTTGGCAATATGGGCAGGAGGCGCAGAACGGTAATGTTGGAACGGAACACTGCAGGGCTGGAATTGCATTGCTCAGGATTGTGTGATGAAGGTAGCTTGGAGTAGGTCGGTTTGAGGTAAGGATGCAATTTAAGTGGGGCGTTAGAAGGCATTTCTTAGAAAagcattattttgcatttttgtggcAAGTTCACAGGCAGTAGCTCGTTGAAATCAACCTTCCGGCGTTTCTGTGCGGTAGGCGTGGCAGGTGTGGGTCCCTGGATTTGCTCGGCTGGTTAGAGGTGACTAGGAGCAGAACCACCGAGGGCCCCCTGGGAAAAACCTCTGTAGCAACAGGTAAGGCTTTtggaaagcaaacagaaaaccaaacacaaaagcaAGAGAACCTTACCTCTTCTTAAGTTTTGACTACAAAGGCGCCGAGCCTGGTGCTTACAGCCCTGGTTTCGTATTATCATCTTCCTGTTGCGGATAAAGGGACTGACCTTAGAGGTATTTaaataatgtcttcaaggtcatATGGCTAATTctatagatgaagaaagagatGTATCAGAAAGGTAGAATGGTGGTGCCATGGTCGCTCAGCTAACTCTCGGCAGAGCCTGCGATAGGACCCCAGACTTAGGACACTAGGTCCTGATTCCTTTGCACTCAGACTTGGTGCTTCTTGGTGACCGTGAGGCACTGGGAAGTTACCAGAAGGTCTTTTGAGGGTGGGGAGAGACCTGGTCAGCCTGTGTGGTGGTTGTCAGAATTccaagggaggaggggagccctAGACACCCCACAGTGTCCGGGGAAGGATGTAACCAGGGCCTGGAAGGGGGACGTGGTGGTAACTGGGTTAATGAAGGGGCCACCAAGATGGTGGAGAGAAGAAGATGATGGTGAAGAATTGATCCGGCAATTCGGGCCTGCACAGAGAAATACCCACGCCTCCTTCTGAGCCTGGGAACATGGGGCCTCTGTGGGATTTTGCTAGCACGCACGAGCACCCCCAGCGGGAGACACACACTCAGAGGCCCTCAGAGTGTTCACCAGATAGCTGGGAAGACAGAAGGTGAAGCCTGGTCCTTCAGAGCAGGACCGGGTGTCACAGGACCTGGGTTCTAGTTCAGGCTCTGCCGATAGCTGGCTTTGTGACCATGGGGCGGTTCCTCTGGCTTCTGGCTCCTACATCTGTAGGGTTAGCACATGCCCAGGGTCCCCTATGGAGTTGGTCTAAGACACAGTTTGGTACGTGACGCCCCACTGCCAGTGTTGGGTAGCTCGTGGGCTAAGAATaggttttatacttttaaatggttgaaaaaacaTGAGAAGACGAGGACTATTCTGTGCCACATGAAAACtgtatgaaattcaaatttcagtgtccagaAGCGAAGCTTTATCGGCACACAGCCGCACCCGTTCATTTACCTGCTGTCTGTGGCGGCTGTCACGCTGCAAGGGCCGAGTTGTGGAGTTGGGGCAGACCCTGTGGGGggcaaaactgaaaatattggCTATCCGGCCATTTACAGAGAAGGTGTGCTGGCTCCTGGTCTAGAACCTGTGTACCTCCCTgtgagttctggccaatgggccGAGATCAGCAAcggtgtccccccacccctcccctcccccacccccctggtgACAAAGTTAGGGCCGTGGAGGGATTTTTTGACATTAAGTCATCTGTGCAGAGCCACGTAGCCAGGCTGAATGaaaagacaggaggaaggaaaaggaagtaagATCTAATTATGGGTAGCCAGGGAGAGTCAGGAAAGGCctaggggagagagggaaacgGGTCAGTGGCTGCGAGCGCAGGGTTGACTCATTGCAACAGAGGTCACGTGCTCCCAAAGCTGAAAACGTGTCCTGAAAAAGTCAGCCAGCCCCTGCTCTGGATAGTGACTCGGCTTGTTCCTTTTCATCCCTCTGGTCTCTCAGCTTAAagaatcccccccacccccataagaATAAGAATTAATCTCCACCACCCCCCACTCTCTGGTGCttactttgtttattttcctcACGGCAATTATTACTCATGGAAAATACTTCTTTACTTGTGGGCTTGACACCTGTCGTCCCTCATTCTTGGTTCACTGATTTTTCCAAGTGATTGAAATGACTGACCAGACCGAGCAAAGGAATGAATGGCAGCCGGGGCCCCTGCCCCGATGCTGGAAACCCAGAGAGAAGCCCCTACCTCCCAGCCAGCGGGCACTGATTCCCGTCCCTGGGGTGCAGGGCTTCGAGACGGAGGTCCCGGGAAGTGTAATCCAtggcttctcttctctcctgcttccttagGGGTCTTGACAAGCAATGGCCACGGAAGCCCCTGTGAACATAGCCCGCCCTGAACGCAGCCCCGTGGGCAGTACGGCAGCTGACAGCTTCATCTGGCAGCCAAACCCTGGAAGCATGCACGTCCTCAGGCCCAAGTCCGCCAAGGGGCGGACGCGGCCGAGCCCGCACAGACCGCAGGGCACAGAGCTGCACCCTCAGCGCGcgccagcctccctgcctccagctaTTCCCTGCGAGTCGCCAAGCAGCCAGCGACCAGGAGCCTGCGCACCCAAGTCCCCACACCAGGGAGCTCCCGATGAGGTCCCCGAGCTGCTGCAACAGGTGCCCATCGGCGCCACCTCTTCCCTCAATAAATACCCAGTCCTCCCTTCCATCAACAGGAAGACCCCGGAGGAGGGCTCTGTGGAGACAGTGGCTAAGAAGGCCGGCTCCCTGCAGCTGAGCGGCGTCCGGGCTCTTAACCAAGAGGAGACTGACAGCATGAAGACAAGTGAAGAAGATTCCAGAGCTCCAGCTTGTTCCCCAGAGAGGAGATTCATCGCCAGAACCAGGAGACAGtcctcccccagggctggggaccTGGAGGAGCCATCAGATCCGGAGCCGCGGCTGCTGCTGGCCATCAGATCGCCGTCGGGCCGAAGGTTCGTTCGCCATTTCCGGCCCACCGACGCCTTACAGACTGTGGTAGCTGTGGCCGAACACAAGAACCAGGCCAGCTACCACCCCTGCCGCATCGAAACGATGGAGGTGCCCAGGAGACGGTTCTCCGACCTCACCAGATCCCTGCAGGAGTGCAAAATCCCCCACAAGTCGGTGCTGGGCATCTcacaggaagaagggggaggggagccctgAGTCCACAGCCCCCCACGCTGGGGTCCTAGGTCTCCGAGTAAGGAGTGCGCTTGGGTGCTGTGGCCTTCCAGGCAGCTCGGTGCCAAGCGCCATGTGAACCTTGGTGCAGCTGTGAGCCTTGGGACTCATCTTCAGAGCCTCTCCTCTGGAGTGAAATTTGCATGGGTGCCAAGTGCACTGAGAAAGTTCTTCTCCGGTTGTTAAATTCCCTCCAGCACTGGAGGGAACCAGCAAGTTACCAGGGCTGTTTCTGAAACCGCCGTGACCAGGTCTCCCCCTTTCCCGAGTTCTGGGTCCTTTCTGGAGCACCCGCTTGCCTTTTCAATGAACTCTCACTCTCTTGAAGCCAATGGTTTGCCTTTCTGTATTTGATGCAAGATTAAATACTTCCCAGAGAGGATTCTAGCCTGGTAAATAACCAGAGCTCAGGAAATGTCGAACCAGCATTTGTATTTCTTGCAAACATCTTTAGGAAACAGGCAGTTGACATTATCTGGGAAGCAGCCCCTTTGCTGGGCTCAGGGGGGCTAGAGTTTCCTAGGGATTACTGTTTGTGTGATGCGGTTTCAGAGGAGAGAACAGGTCTTTCGCTAATACAAACCCCTCAACACATCCACGCTTCTGAAATCGTCTGAGAGCTTGAAAGTAAATTGCTTCCACAACCATGATTAACCTAGTAGCCACTTTTAAATAGAGAATAAGTAGGTTTGCAAATATCGTCAGCGACTCTCCATACGCAGCACTCTTCCCAAACGGAGAAAAACCGGTGTAATctgatttcctttgcttttgtcattaatggaatctttttgttttttttttttgtttttttaaagattttatttatttattcgacagagacagagacagccagtgagagagggaacacaagcagggggagtgggagaggaagaagcaggctcataggagaggagcctgatgtggggctcgatcccataacgccgggatcacgccctgagccgaaggcagacgcttaaccgctgtgccacccaggcgcNNNNNNNNggaatctttttgtttttaaaccatacAAACCTGCAAGTCGTACAGGCTTGCACTGAAGCCCTCGTTGGCTTATCTGGGTGTGGAGACGTGGTTTCCGTGTCTCGCCTCCTTCCCACAGAGACTCCCTGCAGCGGGGACAGCGGTGCCCCTGTTCTGTGATTTCAGAACCTCCAGGAGGACAAGGGTGCCTCTGTCGGGCGTCACTTGGCTGCGCCCGTGCTGAGAGACCGTGTGCCCACATGTCTGCCTGATCGCAGGAAGCGCGTCTGAATGCCTTAGCCCGTAGCTGTGTTGAAGACCACGGGGTCTTGGCTTTCCAACTCTGAAGTGGTGACATGGACACTTTGCCAAAGTCCTCTTGTATCAGAAGTTCAGCAAGACTTCCAGCTCTCATCTGGATCCTCTTTGTGGCCAAATCACCATTCAGAGTCGGGAAACCCGTCCCTCAAGAGCTCAGCCATCATGAAGCCCTGAGTACCAATGcactctccctgctcctgggtgCACAGAGAAGGCAGGAGTTCTAGAAGCCTATCAGtgtggcagccccagcagcaaGTGCGTCTTGTACCTAGATAAGGAGGGTGGCTGGGAATGTTACTTCCAGCAACTTGATACTCAGCCATGGAGATTAACGCCAACATCGTTTCCTCTGAAGAAGGCTCGCCTTGTCCTTCCCGCATCCCACACCACCCAAATCACTCAAGAGTGGGTTCTTTCAGAATGTGTGGTCCAATTTCCTAATACCAGCTCAGTTGCAAAGGTGAGCTGGGGCTTGTAGGGTCCCAGGCAGGCCCACGCAGCTGGCCACCTCTCCTAATCAGTGACCACGGTGGAGGGGACTGGGGACCCAGTACAGAAGTTTTTTACCTCCCACCTAGGACTCAGGCGCATATCTGCCTCTGATCTAGGAAGCTGGGGAAAGAGCCTCCCGCAAAATCACACCTACTCTGTGGTAAGAATAAAATCCCACCCACCTGGGACTCGGTAATTTCTCCAGGCAGGAAATCTATAGAAAACTAAAGTGAAAGGGAGCACGCTCGAGGGAGCTAGAATCTTCTGCACTTAGGGCTTTGCAGCTGCAATTTAGCTTGGAATTTGGGGGTGtcaaaaaaaaagtggaaggcatgaaacatagaaatattttagGGTATCTTAGGACATGTGAATAGAGCTAGATTTGAGCCatcttaataaacttttttttggaCAAAAGGATGATGACACAATAAAAATTGATTTGTGTGAAATCAAGTCAGTGGAGAAGCACACCTCCTATTTTAGCATGAGACTCCGGCCACAGCGCTCTGGTGGACAGAGGGGCTCACCAACCTCACCGTCTTGGGAAAGCATTTGGCTCTGTTGTTAAATCCAAGTCCTCGTCCCCAGGCACCCCGGGTACCCACCCTTCCCATAGCTCTTGCTTTCAGGTTATAGGACAGCACCAAGCTCTGTATGCAAGAGTCTCTTGAATGTCTCCTAAAAATCATTCCGAGGACTCTCCTTTAGAGGTTGGCAAGAGCGATCTCTATCAGTCTATCAGAGGGGCAACTCTGCAGGTGGCCCTGCCACGTAGGCATCCTGGTCTAATGGGTGGCCTCGTGTGACCACTTTGTAGTCACAGACCTCactcattcattgaacaaattgTCTGAGGACCTACCCTGTGTCACACACGGGTGACCAGCATTGGCGTCCCACCAAGGGAGCATTGGTGAGGAGATGTGGAACCACCTTGGGACTCTCAACTCCAGCCCGACCAAAGTGGGTGTCTGTTGCTTCATCCGCGAAGGACCCTGGAGTGAGGAACAGATCGGCTGTTGCTGTCTCCTCACCGCCTTGTGGAAATGCAAAGGCAAGTCCTCCCCCACCTTTCTAGCGACGGCGCTGGGAAGAGTGGTCATTAGGGATGTGAACTTTGAGTAGGACACAGCTTCAagaccagttttcccagcatctcCCCTGATACAGTCCAAGAGGTAAATTAGTCCTGgcagcagaaggaacagcaggagAAGTAAGTGACTCATCATTTAGAATCCAAAAAATTTTCACCAACAGATGGCAGGTGGTTTTAACACAACAGTCCCTGCCCTGAAAGTACCTGGGGATCCAGCCAACAGCCGGTAAGCCAGGGCGGTCCTGATGAAGAGATGCAGGTGAACGTGACCGTGGGCCAGCAGTCACTCCAGAGATCCCGCAGAAAATACTCCACAAGCAAAGAAACGTAGTCAAGCCTTGAGGTTTCCATTACCATGAAAACCTTAAAGTCTAGTGACTGATCAGTGTCCCAGGCATTTATTACAAAAGGAGGCGCTCCAGGAACAAAGCTTTACTTTCGTCCATGCACTTTACCACCGTTTCCAGTGGGTTTCTAGTGTCAAAGCCATGCTGCCTCAAGGGACCAAAAAAGTTACTCTTTACACAGTTTTTTAATACGTTGAGATAAAAGGGTGCACGGTTTCTGATAGTTTGAGGTGCATCTTAGACGAGCCTTTTACATGATAAGAGGATCTGCTTTCCTACCTTTTAAACGGAGTTGCAAAGAAAACTAGATGACTCGGCTTCAGCCTTGTTTGGAGGCAGTCTGTGAAGCAAGCAGGAACGTCTGTTTCCATGGTGCTCAGAGCAACACACCACCGTCAAGTGCAAGGTTTGGAGCCCGTTCACCCTCGCCCCGAGCCAGCACCAACCCAAACCCAGTGGAGGTCAGAGGCCACTGCGGGGGAGTTGGCAAAACCCAGGCGGAGCTGACTTTTGGTGACTCACTGACACACAAGACAGTAACTtccattgtaaaaataaaattgggtgttttgttttccatctacAGTGGTGATGTggcattttcctttcctgattaGGGCAGTGTCTGGCAGCCCTCTCTGACGCCCCCCTGTGTTCCTCTACCTTCAGCAGTGCTCCTGAATGATGTATGCGGAAGATCAAATCTCCGGGGGGATTTCCGGACACGATTGAATCCTACCCCAGGAGGTTGAGCCACTGATAGGACAACGGCCGATGGGTGGGGTTAAGCAGACCTTGCTTCGAAGGTCTGCTGTGCTCGGGGTTGGGGGGAGCACTCTGGCTTCTGTGTTGAGAGTTGACCACGGGGGTCAGGGTGGGAGACGGAAGACCAGCTCTGGCTGCTGACCGTGACTAAGAGGAGAGATGGTGCTGACTTGGGCCAGAACAGCAGCCATAGATGTCGTGAGAGGTGTCAGATTCTGGACATACCGTCAGTTAAGTAGGGGGAGAAAAGGCAAGATGGTTTTGACAagttggtatttacccaagtggACATCACTTGACCATATCACCACGGGGGACTGTTCCTGCAAAAACGAGCAAACAAACATGTCAGCCACTAACACGTGCTGGGCAGGGAGAAGCACCGACCAGCAAAAATCTTCGCAGGAAAGAAGTGCATAAGTGTGTTTGGATAAAATGTACAGAGAACCCCAAAGCTACTGATTGTTTTAATTGAGAAGACATACAACTAAAAATGTCACTATTTCACTGAAAATCAATGACCATCTAACTCTGGGGGTATGATTCCTGACCAAGGTTCCTTAATAAACCTGGTTCCAGTAAAATAACACATTGTTTAtatccccctcctccctttcctgcctGCCTCCGTTCTGTTCATTCAAATCCAGCAGCTGATTTGCGATGCATTTCTTCTTGGGAGGGCAAAGAAAACCACTGTCCTTTGACCTAATTAACAAAGCttccagattttaagattttcctgCTCACCTGTTTTTTACAACAAGGAGATCTGTGCAATAAGGCCTTGGTCCTTTTTGTGAGCAGCTGAGGACGGCACCTTCTGGCATCTGACCAGTGAGGGAGCAGTAGGCTTGCTCTGGTTGGTGAGTACCACTGACAGACACCCTGGGt
This window of the Ailuropoda melanoleuca isolate Jingjing chromosome 2, ASM200744v2, whole genome shotgun sequence genome carries:
- the UBXN10 gene encoding UBX domain-containing protein 10; this translates as MATEAPVNIARPERSPVGSTAADSFIWQPNPGSMHVLRPKSAKGRTRPSPHRPQGTELHPQRAPASLPPAIPCESPSSQRPGACAPKSPHQGAPDEVPELLQQVPIGATSSLNKYPVLPSINRKTPEEGSVETVAKKAGSLQLSGVRALNQEETDSMKTSEEDSRAPACSPERRFIARTRRQSSPRAGDLEEPSDPEPRLLLAIRSPSGRRFVRHFRPTDALQTVVAVAEHKNQASYHPCRIETMEVPRRRFSDLTRSLQECKIPHKSVLGISQEEGGGEP